A window of the Cystobacter fuscus genome harbors these coding sequences:
- a CDS encoding Fis family transcriptional regulator: MASQGYGEEELLTNRASVLVSGGTEDERRTWASVAARNFLHEGALLEVRQNEQLTEALKKTRGVVFIPDVARLNFVTQGLLVRCLQTQEERPKFIVGLSGAVEPARGKGTLREDLLYRLHRAHVDMSAEGMRERMVQRRAQLAADDLVRKAEAERLAAEKVAQMKASGVSVKSARMHSRSLSRSASPKVTRT; this comes from the coding sequence GTGGCATCGCAAGGCTACGGCGAAGAGGAACTGCTGACGAATCGTGCTTCGGTGCTCGTGAGTGGCGGGACGGAGGATGAGCGGCGGACGTGGGCCTCGGTGGCGGCGCGAAACTTCCTCCACGAGGGCGCGCTGCTGGAAGTGCGCCAGAACGAGCAGCTCACCGAGGCGCTCAAGAAGACGCGCGGCGTGGTGTTCATCCCCGACGTGGCCCGGCTGAACTTCGTCACCCAGGGGCTGCTCGTGCGCTGCCTCCAGACGCAGGAGGAGCGCCCCAAGTTCATCGTCGGGTTGTCCGGCGCCGTGGAGCCGGCGCGCGGCAAGGGCACCCTGCGCGAGGATCTCCTCTACCGGCTGCACCGCGCCCACGTGGACATGTCCGCCGAGGGCATGCGCGAGCGCATGGTCCAGCGCCGCGCCCAGCTCGCCGCGGACGACCTGGTCCGCAAGGCCGAGGCCGAGCGGCTCGCCGCCGAGAAGGTCGCCCAGATGAAGGCCTCGGGGGTGTCCGTCAAGAGCGCGCGCATGCACAGCCGCTCGCTGTCACGGTCCGCCTCCCCCAAGGTCACCCGCACCTGA
- a CDS encoding SCO family protein, producing MSMPPPSPSAAHAPEPSPSVPAAATRRPWLPVAAGTLCLLLLGVAFVWPRAQPLQRLGTLPDFTFTRQDGQPFGRAELLGRPFVANFIFTRCPTICPVFTQKMAQVQKRTADLGPKLGLVSFSVDPKYDTPERLTAYAARYGADPSRWSFLTGDYTRLQDTVVGGFKIAMGRNSDDENDIPGIFHGSHFVLVDATGEIRGYYDSEDDDTVERLTRDAERLVRGAE from the coding sequence ATGTCCATGCCCCCTCCGTCTCCGTCCGCCGCCCACGCTCCCGAGCCCTCGCCCTCCGTCCCCGCCGCCGCGACCCGCCGGCCCTGGCTGCCCGTGGCCGCGGGCACCCTGTGTCTGCTGCTGCTCGGCGTCGCGTTCGTGTGGCCGCGCGCCCAGCCCCTGCAGCGCCTGGGCACGCTGCCGGACTTCACCTTCACGCGTCAGGACGGCCAGCCCTTCGGCCGCGCCGAGCTGCTCGGCCGGCCCTTCGTGGCCAACTTCATCTTCACCCGCTGCCCCACCATCTGCCCCGTCTTCACCCAGAAGATGGCCCAGGTGCAGAAGCGCACGGCGGACCTCGGCCCGAAGCTCGGGCTCGTGTCCTTCTCGGTGGACCCCAAGTACGACACCCCCGAGCGCCTCACCGCCTACGCCGCCCGCTACGGGGCGGACCCCTCGCGCTGGAGCTTCCTCACCGGGGACTACACGCGGCTGCAGGACACCGTCGTCGGCGGCTTCAAGATCGCCATGGGCCGCAACAGTGACGACGAGAACGACATCCCCGGCATCTTCCACGGCTCGCACTTCGTGCTGGTGGACGCCACGGGGGAGATCCGCGGCTACTACGACAGCGAGGACGACGACACGGTGGAGCGGCTCACCCGCGACGCCGAGCGCCTGGTGCGCGGCGCCGAATAG